A region of the Deltaproteobacteria bacterium genome:
ATGTTTCCGTAAGGCGTGGTAGTGGTCACGGCTCCGAGGGGAGAGGTGGGAGCTACCTGCCCGCCGGTCATGCCGTAGATGCCATTGTTGAACAAAATGGCGGTGACGTCTAAATTCCTGCGGCAGGCATGGATAAAATGGTTGCCTCCAATGGCCCCGCAATCTCCGTCGCCGGTGAAACAAATAAAATTCATGTCCGGACGGGCCATCTTCAAGCCCGTCGCCACGGCAAACATCCGGCCGTGATGGGCGTCCACGTTATCTCCCACCCAGGTGGAGTAGGTGATCCGGCTGTTGCAACCCACTCCTTGTACCCAGACCGTGTCTTTGGGGGTCAAGCCCAATTCATCGACGGCCAAAAGCACGGCATGAACCACTTGGCCGATGCCGCATCCCGGGCAGGCCATGTGGGGCATGCGCTCCTTGCGCAGGTATTTAGCTACTAAAGGATGCAGAACATTCGGAGTTTCGCCAACCGTGCTCATGGGTAAAGCCTCCTTATCTCATTGAATATCTGCGCCGGAAGATGCGGCTCCACGCCTCCGGAACCCAGAAGGTAAACCTCGGCCTTTCCTTTGGACGCCCGGGCAACTTCCCGGGAGAGCTGCCCATCTATGTTCAGCTCGCAGACCAAAATATTCTTTACCTTCTCCGCAACTTTGAGGACTTCCCCGTCGGGGAAAGGCCAGACGATGATTGGCCGGAAAAATCCCACCTTCATCCCTTGCTCCCGGGCCATCTCTACCGCAGCAATGGCCGGGCGGGCATTTCCGCCGTAAGCCACAACAGCGAATTCCGCATCCTCCATTTTTTGTTTTTCCACCCGCACCAATTTATCTAGATTCTCGGTAACTTTGAAGACCAAACGTTTGGCCATCTTTTCTTGCATATCCTGGGCAGTGCTGGCGTACCCTTTGGAGTTATGGGTATAGGGCGAAACGCATATCCCGTAACCTTCTCCGATATTGGGGAAGGGGTAGTTGATGACTCCCGGCGTATCCAGGGGATACATAAGGAATTGTTCCGGCGGAACCGTAGGCTTAACCCTCTTCACCACCTTTAGTTCCGATTCTTCGGGAATGAGCAAAAGCTCCCGGGTATGTCCTACCGTTTCATCGGCAAGTAAAAAGACCGGGCAGCGAAAAATCTCGGCAAGGTTGAAGCATTCAATGGTCAAGTCAAAAGCTTCTTGGGTGGATTTGGGGGAGAGGGCGATAATGGAGCTATTCCCTCCTGCCGAGCCATAACGGATAGTGTAGAAGTCTCCCTGGCCCACGCGGGTCGCCACGCCGTTGCTCGGGCCGGCGCGCTGGACATCGACCACCACATAGGGAATCTCGTTCTTAATCCCCCAGCCCAGACCTTCCAATTTCAAACTGATTCCCGGGCCGGAGGAAATGGTCATAGCCTTCAACCCGCCTACCGAAGCCCCCCCCACGGCATGAATCGAGGCCAGTTCGTCTTCCATCTGCAGGCAGACTCCGCCTACTTCGGGTAGGCGCCGGGCCATAGTCTCCGAAGTTTCCGAACAGGGGGTAATGGGATAGCCGGCAAAGAAACGGCAACCAGCGGCGATGGCTCCTTCGGCAATGGCTTCATCGCCCTGGACGAAATATTTCCCCGGTTTGACTCCTGATGACATCAGCGGTCCTCCTTTCTCTTGGATTTACTTTTCTTTTTGGTTTTTTCCAGCAGGATCGCAAAATCAGGGCAGTAAAAGTCACAAAGGCCGCACTCGGTACAATCTTCGATGCGCACCGGACTGGGCAGATAATACCCTTTCTTGTTCATCTCGGTAGAAAGATCATAGACTTTCTTGGGGCAATAGGCGATGCAAAACCCGCACCCCTTGCAAAAGTCTTTTACGATGGTAATGGCCATTCTTTATAATCCCCCTTTCTCATAATCCAACCTGCCAGAGGAAATTTTTATCATGACTAAAGACGTAAGCTATGATCGTATTTTGTATACATAATTGAAGGGTGTCAAGGAGTTTCTTGCCCTTGTCTACCTTCACTTTCCATATTCAGTTGTAAATTCATAAAGATTGGATCTCTCCGCTTGCTGCAACGGTAGAAGTTAAGCTTCGGGATAGGAACGAACAACTGCCTCCTTGGCCAAACGAAGCATCTTCCTGCCTCCCTGGGCTCGAAAATATTAGGGAAATAAAAAAGTGAAGGGAGGCAAGGTTTCTTGCCAGGACTATTTGCTAGGAGGAAAACTCCTTGACTGCAAAAGATCTTGCAAGTGAGGAAAATCATCTTTCATGTGCGGGATGGACATGGCGTTGACGAATTCTTCGGTGAAATCCGGATGAGTGGTAAGCTCGATGTACTCAACTTGCCGGGCCATGCGGTCGGCCTCCGTTCTCTTCTCCCGGTTCAGTAAGGCTAAACAGGCCCCGTCTCCGGCGGCGTTGCCCACGGAAAAAACCTTTTGCAAGTCACAGTCTGGGAACATCCCTAAAATCATAGCCCTTTGGGAATCGATGTAACTACCGAATCCTCCGGCCAGGATGACCTCCTCCAGGTGTTTAACGCCCAACATCTTCATTAGGATCTTGGCCCCGGCATAAAGAGCCCCCTTGGCCAGCTGCACGGCTCGGATGTCGGCGGTTGAAATCGTGATCTCCCGGCCAATTGCAGTCTCCTCGGCTCGGGCGATGATGAACTCGCTTTCTTTATCTGTTTTCCTTATACGGCCGCTGGTTATGCTGTTGTTGATCCGCCCATTCCTTTCCAACACTCCGGCCCTGAACATCTCTGCTACAACCTCAATGATTCCTGAGCCGCAAATTCCCCTGGCCTGGATTTCTGCAGGTGGACATTCATCGCTCCATTTTTCCAGGCCGATGACTTTATACCTTACCTCCAGGGTATCGGGATCGATGCGCACCCGTTCGATTGTGCCAGGCGCAGCCCGCATCCCAAATTTTATATGGGCTCCCTCAAAGGCAGGTCCGGTGGCGCAAGAGGCGCAGAGAAGTCGTTGCTTATTCCCCAGGAGGAGTTCTCCGTTCGTACCTACGTCGATGATCAGGGCTATCTCCTCCTTGGAATAGGGTTCCTCGGAGATAAGAACCCCCACGTTGTCCGCTCCCACGAACCCTGCTTCTATGGGTAGCAGGTGGACATTCGCTGCCGGATGAATCTTCAGCCCCAGGTCGCGGGCTTTGATATCTAAGGAGTGATGGACTGCCGGAGCAAAAGGAGACAAACCTAAATATTGTAGGTCAATTCCCAAAAAAATATGATGCATGGCCGTGTTCCCCACCACGACCATCTCCAGAATCTCCTCCGGCATAATCCCCGCAGACCTGCCTGCGGATTGGGCCAGCCTATTCATTCCCTCAATGATTGCTTCCTGCAGGCGCTTTAACCCCTTGTCTTGATCGTTCATGGCATAGGTAATCCGGGTCATTACATCTTCGCCAAATATCACCTGTGGGTTCATCATCGATTCGGTTGCTACGACCTGCCCATTATTCAAATTGCAAAGATAAACGGCGACCGTGGTTGTACCGATGTCAACGGCCAATCCGTAAAAATCCTCTACCTTTCCCGGCTGGATACCCAGAATTTCTCGATCCATCCAAACGAAAGTCGTAATTTTCCAGTTACTCGCCCTCAATATCCGTGGAAGGGTTTGAAGAGACGAGACATCTGCGGTAAGATCTCTGAGGCCGTAATTGATTGCCAGCTTTTGTTGGAGGCGCTCAAAATCTCCCAGAGCTTCTTTTAAAGTCGGGGGGGTTAACTCAACATAATAACTTTTCACCCCAGGGTTTAACTTGGTAGTAGTTTGGTGAGCATCCTTCCGGATAGTTTGTTGGACGGCCCGGCTTTCCTCGGGCACATTGATTAGGACATCTCCTTGCAGTTTAGCAACACAGGCCAGGCGGTATCCTTTTTCTCGCTCTTTCTCTTCGATAAATTTATTTTCTTCTGGCGGAAAGAAAGAAAGATTTTCCCTGCGCGATTTTAAAGAACCACCTTCGAAGATGCCTTCTTCTATCCGAACCTTACATTTCCCGCAGGTGTGTTTCCCCCCACAAACCGATTCAATAGAGACACCCAGTTCGTGGGCAGCCTGAAGGAGAGTCTTTCCTTTCTCAACCAGTCCTCGCCGGCCTGAAGGCTGAAAAAGAACGGTGACTTTTTTCTTATCCAAGAATCAGGTTCCTCAAAAAATCACTTGGATCCTTGAACCCTCGACCCCTTGACCCCTTTTTCTTAGGGAACGTAAACGGTTACGATGGCGTTGGCCACGATCATCTCGTCCGTCTTATCGCCGAGCTCGGGAACGAATAGGGTCTTCCCCAATAGACCGCCCTGGTGTACTTCGATCGTTTTCTGTCCAAAAGGAAGGACCTTCAGTACCCGCTCCTTATCCACGGACTCTGGGTTCGGGCAGCCGATCAACACCTCCACAAATATGTCATCAGGATTTTTTAAGCCGGCGACTTCCCTCAAACCGCAAAGGCAACTCCGGTGGATGGCATCTTGAACCGCTTTTTCGGCGGCGCGAGTATTATCCTGGCCGTGTTGGTCAACCCCCATCCCTACCTCAATAACGAACTTTCTTAGCGCCATTGGGTCCCCCTGAAGTATTAACTTTCTTTTACCTAATAGCAAAAGAGCCGTTGGAAAGCAAGGAAACATTGAAAAACTAATGCCAAGTTGCTAAAAATTCGCGTTATATAATCTGGTGGGGTTTTTTACCCACCTTGCCGTGGCCCGGGGGTCAGGGTGCTGAGCGCGGGCAGTATCGGCCGGGAGAATACCTAATCCATGCTCCCCCTGACTTTCCGTAAAAGCAGGCGGGATGCCCTTTCCCGCCTCATCCATGAAAGGACCACCGCCTCATGATGCCAAGCGAAGCGCCCTGAGCACCGGGCCGTCCGAGAGGTTTGAATTATGATACGAACTTCCGAGACGGGACATAAGGACATTTTTGCAGGTGCATCCTATTTTTCTTGCCAATCCAACGGCGAATTTGCTAATCTGATTTCATGAGTAAAGGAATCGAAAAAGCTTTTGAAGAGTATCGCATTCTTAAAGAACCTTATTATTTGCCCATCGGCGATGAAGTGCAAATTTTTATTTCGGCCTATAACGCCCGGCTGCCAGTTCTGCTCAAAGGCCCTACCGGATGCGGCAAAACTCGGTTCGTCGAATACATGACGTACTTCCTGGGCAAGGAGATGGGAATTTCCTTCCCTTTGATTACGGTGGCCTGTCATGAAGATTTAACCGGCTCCGACCTGGTGGGTAGGTACTTGCTCAAAGGGGAAGAGACGATATGGGTTGACGGGCCTTTGGCTCAAGCCGTGAAGAACGGGGCCATCTGCTACCTGGATGAGATCGTGGAAGCTCGCAAGGACACCACGGTCCTCATCCATCCTTTGGCCGACCATCGGCGGATTCTGCCTGTGGAGAAAAAGGGGCAAATGATCGAAGCCCATGAAAATTTTCTCCTGGTCATATCCTATAACCCCGGCTATCAAAGCGTTCTGAAAAACTTGAAACACAGTACCCGCCAGCGTTTTGTGGCCATTGAATTTCGTTACCCCCCCAGGGAAATGGAAGCCAAAATCATTGCTCATGAAAGCGGGGTAAGCTTTGATATGGCCAACGACCTGGCCAAGCTCGGGGAAAAAGTACGTAATTTGCGGGACCAAGGGTTGGAAGAAGGGGTGTCCACTCGTCTTTTGATTTATACCGGATTGCTCATTACTCAGGAAATCGAACCGCGCCGAGCTTGTGAGGTGGCTGTGGCCCAGGCGGTGACCGATGATTCTGAAATGGTGCAAGGGATCCGGGAAGTTATCAACTCGATATTTCCGTAAAAAACCATAAGCCACAGAGGTCACAGAGTACACAGAGTTATAAATAATAAGAAAATATTCAAAATTTTTTCCCTTTTGTATTTTTACTTTTTAATTTATTTTTTACTTCTCTGTGGTCTC
Encoded here:
- a CDS encoding thiamine pyrophosphate-dependent enzyme, coding for MSTVGETPNVLHPLVAKYLRKERMPHMACPGCGIGQVVHAVLLAVDELGLTPKDTVWVQGVGCNSRITYSTWVGDNVDAHHGRMFAVATGLKMARPDMNFICFTGDGDCGAIGGNHFIHACRRNLDVTAILFNNGIYGMTGGQVAPTSPLGAVTTTTPYGNIEDPFDMCQMAVAAGASYVARWRSTDFKPLANSIKKGIQTKGLAFIEVLLQCPTNFGRYVLKTSNPQDVLKWIKDHSVSQKEAKKISKEELAGKYLIGEFVYRPERTGIVERYQEFLKKYQKD
- a CDS encoding 2-oxoacid:acceptor oxidoreductase subunit alpha, giving the protein MSSGVKPGKYFVQGDEAIAEGAIAAGCRFFAGYPITPCSETSETMARRLPEVGGVCLQMEDELASIHAVGGASVGGLKAMTISSGPGISLKLEGLGWGIKNEIPYVVVDVQRAGPSNGVATRVGQGDFYTIRYGSAGGNSSIIALSPKSTQEAFDLTIECFNLAEIFRCPVFLLADETVGHTRELLLIPEESELKVVKRVKPTVPPEQFLMYPLDTPGVINYPFPNIGEGYGICVSPYTHNSKGYASTAQDMQEKMAKRLVFKVTENLDKLVRVEKQKMEDAEFAVVAYGGNARPAIAAVEMAREQGMKVGFFRPIIVWPFPDGEVLKVAEKVKNILVCELNIDGQLSREVARASKGKAEVYLLGSGGVEPHLPAQIFNEIRRLYP
- a CDS encoding ferredoxin family protein translates to MAITIVKDFCKGCGFCIAYCPKKVYDLSTEMNKKGYYLPSPVRIEDCTECGLCDFYCPDFAILLEKTKKKSKSKRKEDR
- a CDS encoding ASKHA domain-containing protein, whose protein sequence is MDKKKVTVLFQPSGRRGLVEKGKTLLQAAHELGVSIESVCGGKHTCGKCKVRIEEGIFEGGSLKSRRENLSFFPPEENKFIEEKEREKGYRLACVAKLQGDVLINVPEESRAVQQTIRKDAHQTTTKLNPGVKSYYVELTPPTLKEALGDFERLQQKLAINYGLRDLTADVSSLQTLPRILRASNWKITTFVWMDREILGIQPGKVEDFYGLAVDIGTTTVAVYLCNLNNGQVVATESMMNPQVIFGEDVMTRITYAMNDQDKGLKRLQEAIIEGMNRLAQSAGRSAGIMPEEILEMVVVGNTAMHHIFLGIDLQYLGLSPFAPAVHHSLDIKARDLGLKIHPAANVHLLPIEAGFVGADNVGVLISEEPYSKEEIALIIDVGTNGELLLGNKQRLLCASCATGPAFEGAHIKFGMRAAPGTIERVRIDPDTLEVRYKVIGLEKWSDECPPAEIQARGICGSGIIEVVAEMFRAGVLERNGRINNSITSGRIRKTDKESEFIIARAEETAIGREITISTADIRAVQLAKGALYAGAKILMKMLGVKHLEEVILAGGFGSYIDSQRAMILGMFPDCDLQKVFSVGNAAGDGACLALLNREKRTEADRMARQVEYIELTTHPDFTEEFVNAMSIPHMKDDFPHLQDLLQSRSFPPSK
- a CDS encoding Lin0512 family protein, with translation MALRKFVIEVGMGVDQHGQDNTRAAEKAVQDAIHRSCLCGLREVAGLKNPDDIFVEVLIGCPNPESVDKERVLKVLPFGQKTIEVHQGGLLGKTLFVPELGDKTDEMIVANAIVTVYVP
- a CDS encoding CbbQ/NirQ/NorQ/GpvN family protein, with amino-acid sequence MSKGIEKAFEEYRILKEPYYLPIGDEVQIFISAYNARLPVLLKGPTGCGKTRFVEYMTYFLGKEMGISFPLITVACHEDLTGSDLVGRYLLKGEETIWVDGPLAQAVKNGAICYLDEIVEARKDTTVLIHPLADHRRILPVEKKGQMIEAHENFLLVISYNPGYQSVLKNLKHSTRQRFVAIEFRYPPREMEAKIIAHESGVSFDMANDLAKLGEKVRNLRDQGLEEGVSTRLLIYTGLLITQEIEPRRACEVAVAQAVTDDSEMVQGIREVINSIFP